Within the Desertifilum tharense IPPAS B-1220 genome, the region GGTAATGGGGGCAACGGTGCGATCGCTTTGGGTGATGGGAATGGCTAAGGTTTGGGCAATATTATCTTGAGTTGCACTTAAAACCGGATTCAGGGGGACTTGTGTCTCGCTATGGGTTCGGGCATATTCACCCATAGCATAGGGTGCGATCGCGCTGCTACTAATTAAGGTAACTTCTACAACCCAAGCACCCAAACGTCGCAGTAATAGAGGAGGTTTCCGCAAGCGCAGCCGTCGAGAGGTTGGCGGGGAATTTGAATCTTTTCTGGCGGTAGGACTGGACATTCACTTCATCATCCGAGTCAACAGGCGATGAGTGTATTTTAGTGCGGCGTCCACTATCGCGAGTCACATTCACACAAATTACAGCATCCCAACTCCCAACTCCCAACTCCCGTCTTCCCCAACCCCCAACTCCCAACTCCCAACCCCCTTCTTCCCCAACCCCCAACTCCCTTCTTCCCCAACTCCCAACTCCCAACTCCCAACCCCCTTCTTCCCCAACCCCCAACTCCCAACTCCTAACTCCCTTCTTCCCCCCACCCCCCCATCCTCTTCACTCCTGCGCCGGGTGAGAATTAGAAAAGAACTTGTAGGCCAAGTAAAGCAAAGTCGCCAGAACGGTTAGACCAATTGCAATAGCGACTAAGCGGACAAACAGTTGAATAACCATTAAGCCGACGATAGCGACAACGACGAGAGTAACAATTTTCCCAGAACCCGATAAGCCTTGATACCAGTTCATGAGTTTAGAGAATGTAGAGGGGAGACTGGGTTGGGCTTCGGGTTCGTGTTTGACGACGGGGTGTATATTGATTTCAGTTTCTAGATCCTTGAGTCGATCCTCTAATTCGGGTGTTTCTGGAGAATTCATAAGCGTTTTCAACACGCAAGCCCACAGGCTACGTTTATTGACAGTTGTTCTATGGTAAGCATAACGCTGTTTGTATCGCCATTAACTAAACCCCTGGTTAGGGATTGTTAAACTAGGTGGGGATTTTTAAGCCTTTGAGCGATCGCGCCTTCTGCTCATCGTTGAGTCCTTTGGCTTGGACTAATACGCCAAAATTACCTAACCCTGCTGGATCGATTAACTGATGGAGGGCATCCCGTCGCCGCAAGGTTTGCTCTAAGGATAGGTTAGCATCGCGCAGGGCATTTAAGCGATCGCCGATTCCGAGTGCCATTAAAAAGAGTCCTTGTTGAGTAAACCCCAACTGTTGCAAGCCGCAGCGATCGCCATAGCGTTCTAAGGCGGTAAAGTTAACGTGGGCGGTAATATCCTGTCTGCCTATGTTCAGATAGGGGTTATTGTGGCGTTGATGCTGGTAATAGCATTGCAACGTTCCGCTATTTCGATAGGGACTATAGTAGCGCGGGGCCGGATAGCCATAATCTAGGGTTAAAAGATAACCGCGTTGAAGTTTGGTTGTCACTGTTTCTAGCCAGTCTAAAGCGGCTAAATTGACTTCGCTGCGATAGCCTTCAGGATAGGATTCTGAAAGGATGGGAATTTGATTGAACTCAAAATAGTCTAACAACCGAGAGGTTGAGGGAGTATCGGCAATTTCAATCCAGTTTTTCTCTAAATCTGCCGTAACGTAGATTTCTTGGAATTGTCCCTGTTTTAAGATAATTTGGGCAACTGGAAAAGCATCAACTAATTCATTGGAAAAACAGCAACCCACAATTGAGCGATCGCCGATCGTTTCCCAGGATTGCCAACTCACTTTAGCGCTATCCAACCCAGAGGATAAGCGTTGTTTTTGTGCCTCAATGAGTCCCGATGCAGTTTCTATAATTAGATATTCTAAGGATTGAAAAAAGCGAGGATAGTTCAAATTGAGATAACTTAGGATGTCCTGGGCTAGCAAACCCGAACCCGCCCCCATTTCAACAAGCTGAAAAACCGAGGGACAGCCTAGTATCTCCCACATTTCCACAAATTGCTCTGCTAGTAACTCACCAAAATCTGCACTTAGATTAGACGCTGTAAAAAAGTCACCCGATTTGCCGATATTAACTTGATTGGTCGCATAATAACCCAGTTCTGGCTGATATAAGACTATCTCCATATATTCAGCAAACGTTATTCTCTGTTGGGGATGGCTGGCAATTCGTTCGAGAATATAGTCTTTGAGGGGTTGATTTTCGCTTGGCTGAGATTTGTTCATTATTTGAGAAATAAAAGTTAGTCTATCTACTTTAAATCCAATCCTAATTTCCTCTAACTTTCTTTTTTTTAAGGATAGAGAGCGTTCATTGGCTCAATCATATTTTAAACCTGCCATTAATTCAACTAATTTCAAAAAACATTAGAAAATGAATCTTTCTTCAGTTAGATGTAAAACTTTGAAGAAATTTGTCAAAGTAAAGACATCTAATTTTTGAGCATAAAAAATCCTACTATGATTGTCAATCAACATGAAGAAGGTTGGGAAGTCATCTATCATCGCGCCCATGCTTTATTAGCGGCTCAAATTGCCGGACATTGGCATCCTAAACATCGTCCCGAACGAGTTTTTGAAACCCTAGCCGCCATTTCTCATCATGACGACTTAGAGAAAGAATGGGAAAAAGATAGTTTAACCCCAGCAGGCGCACCTTTAGATTTTACGCTAGAGCAAGAGATTGACTTAAACCGTTTAAAAGAACTGATAGAGAGTGCCAGATATCGAGGTAGATGGGTAACGCTTCTCACCTCAATGCATCTCAGCTTTTTGTATGGCGGAAAACGGGGAGAGTCAGCAGAACTCGATGAATTTTTAGACGAACAACTCAAATGTCAACAAGCGTGGCGCAAAGCGTTAAAGATTAACAAAGATAAAACCGCTTTAGCTTATGACTTCTTTCAATTTTGCGATCGCCTTTCCTTGATCCTCTGCAATCGTAACCTACCCGCAGGCGAACGGTATCTCGAAATTTTCACCAATAGCGAGGGAACGCGCTATGACGTTTTGCAAAGACAAGACGAGAAAGTCATTGTTCAGCCTTGGCCATTTGGGGAAGACCCATTTACCGTTAACGTTGAGGCGCAATATCTCAAACAAGTCACCTTTAAGAATAACGCCGAACTTAACGAAGCGCTGAAAACTGCGCCCGTTCAGGCTTTAGAGTGGACCTTTGTCAAACCCCAATAAAAACAAAAGGCGCGAACAGTTGCGCCTCTTGTTTGTAAAATCGGAGTGCGATCGCAACCTCTTAGCGATCCACAGAACCCATAATGATATCGATACTCCCCAAAATCGTCACAATATCAGCAACCTTCATGCCCCGCAAAATCTGAGGAACCACTTGTAGGTTGTTAAAATCTGCCGGACGAATTTTCCACCGCCAGGGAAACACATTATCATCGCCGATGATAAAAATCCCCAACTCCCCTTTCCCGCTTTCCAAACGGACATAATGTTCGCCAGCCGGAATTTTGAACGTGGGGGCCAACTTCTTCCCAAGGAACTGGTAGTC harbors:
- a CDS encoding class I SAM-dependent methyltransferase, which encodes MNKSQPSENQPLKDYILERIASHPQQRITFAEYMEIVLYQPELGYYATNQVNIGKSGDFFTASNLSADFGELLAEQFVEMWEILGCPSVFQLVEMGAGSGLLAQDILSYLNLNYPRFFQSLEYLIIETASGLIEAQKQRLSSGLDSAKVSWQSWETIGDRSIVGCCFSNELVDAFPVAQIILKQGQFQEIYVTADLEKNWIEIADTPSTSRLLDYFEFNQIPILSESYPEGYRSEVNLAALDWLETVTTKLQRGYLLTLDYGYPAPRYYSPYRNSGTLQCYYQHQRHNNPYLNIGRQDITAHVNFTALERYGDRCGLQQLGFTQQGLFLMALGIGDRLNALRDANLSLEQTLRRRDALHQLIDPAGLGNFGVLVQAKGLNDEQKARSLKGLKIPT
- a CDS encoding DUF3891 family protein, producing MIVNQHEEGWEVIYHRAHALLAAQIAGHWHPKHRPERVFETLAAISHHDDLEKEWEKDSLTPAGAPLDFTLEQEIDLNRLKELIESARYRGRWVTLLTSMHLSFLYGGKRGESAELDEFLDEQLKCQQAWRKALKINKDKTALAYDFFQFCDRLSLILCNRNLPAGERYLEIFTNSEGTRYDVLQRQDEKVIVQPWPFGEDPFTVNVEAQYLKQVTFKNNAELNEALKTAPVQALEWTFVKPQ